The window AACTCCGAGATGTACTGTTAACAAACACGTACCTGTAGTAGTCAGGGTTAGGTTCGAACGTAGTAGTGTTAAGTAAGCCATAGTTTCCTCCAATTAAAGTTTGTCTACAATATGTTTTGGTATCATATTTTGATGACATTCCAAGTTGATCTAAATACCTGTTTTTGATTCACAAAAACTACTACTTCAGCATAAGTCTCGACAACAAAAAGATCAGAAAACATGGTATACGCAGCTCTTTTGTCGCATTGATTACCAGAAACTAAATACAAATGAATTAGTAACATGGTTTCGGCCACTATTATATGCACCTCCAGCCTCACCAACCCACGCAACTGCAGAAGTTCCAGAATTTTGGAGAATGTTCTGGAGTCTTCTGAATGTATCGGCTTCTCCTTCGAGATATGATGGATTAAGGATCTTCTCAATAAGGTGTTCATCAACTCCTACAAATTTGAAAAGCGAATAGTTAGTTCCTTAGGAGATTACGAAACTGTTGCAAAAACCAATTGATGATGTATATTACCGGGTCCTAGGTTGTAAATATGGTGTGTCATTACATCAAGGTTGTTTTGTGTTTTGTTCACGAATTCTGTAAACCAGTTTTGATCAAAGAAACCTCCGGGAGCTATAACCAGCGGCTCTGATTTGTCGTGAGTCTTGTAAATTTCTTCTACTATGTTGTTAAGAGAAATCAGGTCGGATGCATATTGAGCAGCCGAAACTTTCGTTCCCACTCCAGATCCACTTAGTTCATTTCCTGCCAATCAAAATGATATTAAGCACAAGAAACGTGCACACTTACAATGATACAAGAGAATCTGTACTCCGAAGTAATCCATAAGGTAACCCAAATTTAAGTGTGCATGTGTCAAAGATCTAACACGGGTATTTGAGGTAAAGTGAAGAGTCCTTAACAAGCAGCAACAAAGTTATATGTTGCGATTAGATTGACATTACACACCCTTGGAACATCGGATGTTTCAAAGTACTCATAAGATATACGATGAGATTCGACTGAATCTGTCTATTAACAACATCGCATTACCCCAAAACCGTTAAGTGGCTCTCCCTTGTACTCCCAACTAGGCGTTTAATTACTAAAAGCTGAAATATAAAGATTACCTAGTTCCCAGCCATGAATATCATAACCCTTTTCCACGGTATAACGAATAAAAGATTCAGCATTTGAAGAATCCCAAGCACCAGTAGCAGAACCATCAGGCTGAATGGTTCTTCCAGCAAGAGCATTTAGACCAAAAACAATCAATGCCCTGAAAATGGTTGAACAGAATTCATGTTTGTTGGAACAAAAACATGTCGGAATACTTaatatttattcattattgttttattatgcAAAATTATCAGGAAAcgttattaaaattaattacccAGATTTGTTGAAGAATTCATTTAGTTCATCCCATCGCTTCATAGGTAAACAACCAGGAGTAAAACCAAACATTTCTGAGGTTTTGTTATTGAATGGCTTACATGATTTTTTAGAATCTTTAGTTTCATATACCACTTTATCTTGTAAGGAACCACCCAGCCTGATCTTCAAAGGTGAAAAGGCTGCATTATACACAATCATTTTGTGTGAGATTCATTGATAAAATTCGATTTATGTGCTAAATAATGTTATCCGAACTCTTCATTTCACCATAAGTACTTGATATTCATACATAAACACTTGCACATTATTATAGATCATGCAAACTTGCACGAAATAGCCGAGTCTGACACTTGGATCTGTACACAATACATGTATTCTAACCTAGTAGCCAAGTAAGTATCTAATGAAAATATACCGATCACTGTCACATGATGCACTGATTTCCTTGCGATTGTGAATTAAAAAAGCGAATTATTGTCGGTTTTGAGCGATTTAGTGTCATTTTGAGCGAACGTAAATTTAAAAAACGAATTAATTAGCAAATTGTGTTACACCAGTACTGATCAATATAAGTTAGATGAAATACACACCTTGTATAGCTTTTAAGAATAAGTGATTGTTGAGATCCTGCACATAACATTCAGGAAAACCATATTaaccatttaagaaaaaaaaatacagaaTTTGAGATATTTCTTAAAAGGAAAAGTACAACATTTCCTAAATAACATCCCACAGAGAAGCAAAGTAGTGAATCAGAAAACTTCAGAAAAGCATAAGCCTTTACTCACCCAACAAAAACCCAGAATCTAATAAAGTGTGAAAAACACGACAGGCTGGAAAAATATCACTTAAGAAGGAAATGTTAAGTGAtgaaacagatcaaaatcaaaactCTATTTTTATTCCGAAAGAAATTGTccaaaagattgacaaaaaatgaaaaaaataaataaataaataaaataaaataaaataaaaacatcaaCTCATTTTAGCTGATAACTTAATGCACAACCCAAAATTTCaataacattccattacccaacCTCATTAAGGGTGGGAGGGTGGGGTTTTATAACACTATTAAAAAGGTTTTTTCTGATTGAACTTGACACCAAACAACAAAATATGGAATATCAAATACCAACAAAATATAATGCAAGAAAAATAAGATTTCAACAAAGATTTTAACAAGAACAAGCTCAAAGATCACATTTTTCAACAACATATAACTTCATTTACAACAAAAATTGAGTAAATTTTTTGAAGCTTTACAAGATTAAGGAGATAAATACTAAGTAAATTTCAACAAATGGTTTTAGCAAGAACAAGCTCAAAGATCACATTTTTCAACAATATATAACTTCATTTACTTACAAGAAAAACTGAAAGTAAAAATGGAAGGTATACCAGATTAAGGAGAGAAGCATGACCCCAAGCACAAGTACCATAATCACATTTTTCAGGAGGCCACCAATCTAAGGTGGCACAAATGAAATCTTTATCAATTTTTGCAATGCTGCTTCTTCCATCAATGTAAACTGTTCCtgcttctctttttctttctaaAACTGGGTTTCCATACacaaaaatcaagtttaagctcAAAAAATACACTAAAATACACACACCCATCAACCAAATCTGAGAATCCATTTTGACaatcttttttgttttgtttttcccACCAAAAATTTGCTAGATTTCTTTGCTTTCACTCAagaagcatttttttttttttttttttttttgcttttatatATTTAGTTCGAGTTAAATGGGGGGAAGAACTAAAGAAGCAAAGAGAGGAAGGAACAAGTGGGGAATGAGATGGGGATTTAAGAGGTGGGAATTTGGAGGTATTCAAGTTAAGCTTTTTTAAAGTATGAGTTGTAAGTTTTGGTGGAAAACTATTTACTCGTATTAGCAAGACTCTTTTTTAAGTAAGTTTGAGAATTACTAAGGTAATGATTTGATTGTTATTTGGTAGAAAATTTTTGGATATGGTTATTTATATGTGTGTAAATCacgattatttattaatttgataaattatttatatgtgGTATAACTTAATAGGGGAgagattttttggattttcttttatctttttaaattttatatattttctttgtctttttataATGATCTAGAAATTTGTTAAacaaatttttcattaaaaaccgTCTCATGGTTAGAATGAGATGGCTTCATATGAGttgttttaatgtttaattttaaaaaataaagaaatagttATCAAGTTTGTTATGTTTAGTTACATTTCAATTTACTTTAttcattttttcaaaaaaatcaataaatggGTTGCTTGTATGGAAATGTCTCATGATAAGACattctcatacaagacttgttttATCCTTGTATTTTATCTctttaatttctcttttaacTCTTCCTCTCTCAACTAATTAACTCtttctaaataaatttttaattttatttttaaataaaatgaaagattaaaactagaaaTTGAATGGGGTGTTACACTCTCAActaaatttcaaataattatttGCGTATCGAAGTAGAATTCAATATTTAAAATGTCAAGATAACTAATTTtatccaaaattattaaaattttcttaaatttagCGATTTTTTGAAAATggattataagttcaaatactCACTTGATCACTTCTATATCTTCGGAGGTGAAGTGTCTCGCTACAAGTTGTGTGGCTGCATTGAGTTACAATTGCATGTTTTGTGCAACTTAGTTCTTTttcagaaaacaaaaatataattttattaagagtttaataaatatagataatattaattcaaaactcaaataatgatttttgattttacaaTAACATTATAGATAATTAAaacttgataaatttaaaattttgataatatgaattaaaagtttaatatagtataataataataagattatgaGGTCTCTACTACATTGGACTTTTAGTAAATCGCAAACAAATTATAGAGATAGTCAAATAGAAGAGTAGTAAATAAGAAGAGAATGGAGAAGTAGATCAGTATTTATAGTTTGTACTCCCAAAATGAAAAGGTTTGTTGGAGGGTGGGCCTTTTGCTTAGCTTGTGTGCTTCATTTGAATTGAGAAGGTATGACACTTCCAACTCATTTTTGTACCGCCTTCGGTGCCTTCCTTATGAATTTACTCCcactattttttttcatctttttagacgtgtttttaagaaaatttcatATGGTAGATTCGAATTTTTATGAAATGCTAGTGATAATGCTTTTgaaagattttttcatatggtaTCATCCGGTTTTATGTTATATCTAATTGCCGTAacattttcaattaaattcttgtcaatttacgtttaattcaccattttgacgtttccaCCCTTATTTGGTGTTGGTTGTTGTcgttataatttgccctaaaccatttttatgatctcaaatgtttaatttatcattttgacatttaattcgtcattttgacgtttaatgcACCATTTAATATATCAACACTCTCAAAAGTTTGGagtaaattataaagacaagaaccaacacttaataagggtaaaaacgtaaaaatggtgaatttaacggaaattgacaagaatttgaCGGAAAATACTACGACaattagataaggcataaattggaagctaccatgtggaaaaatcttacaaaagtgctaccactgatGTTTCATAAAAGTGTGACACTACCATGTCGaattttaccttttttattttcatcttgGAATAAAAATCCACATCATCTTACTTATTAATCTATCTCTTAATCACATATCaacaatcaaatatttttcttataggaatatatatgttaaataatAAAGGATTTTCTAGTCTGCAAAGAAGTGAGGGTGTGCATGATTATCCAAGTCGAATTACGATTTTGGAATATCGGGATAAAATCttttatagaaataatatatttaggCAATTGAGTAtgctaataatttaaaattattaattataactaAGTTGCATTAATTATCAAtagttattaatttaaatttagaaCATCCAATAATATTGctaaaataatttgtttttcaaactataaatattaatttaatgaatGTGCTTAAATGTTTGTACCTACAAAAGCACAAAATGTTTaaaataaatcttttttaaaCAAAACGAATTTCCAATATCTAATCCTAGGTAAACCGGATATCTAGTTTAATTGGATCATGATTTTTACAATTCGAAAAATTAGATATTTAGATTTCTAAATTGCGACTAATCTATTATTCGATTTTGAACTCCGCTACTACAAAGGATCAGTGGTAAACGTTTCGGCTCTCCAAGAAAGGGTGGATGCAAGCTTAATATTATAGGTTTTTTTCTAAATTGCGGCTAATCTAGATTTCTAAATCCCAACTATATTAGTATCATTTATTAAGCATGGAATTAATTAGTAAAACAATTTAAATCCAATGCCAAAAACAGAGGAACTTGTTTAGAGGAATTCATTCATTCCTAATCCTAAGTGTAGATAATTAAGGATATTAAAAATATACTAATTAATGTATTAATAAGTGACAACAGTCAATATTTAATGTACTATTTTTAATACAGTACAGAACAACATAATGATATTAAATACAAGTATGGCTATGAGTATTAAATAATGCCATAATAATTGCCAATTGAGGTAAACTTTTTCCCTATTTGCTGATCAGAAAGGCATTTGACCATTGCCAGATTTGGTTTATGCTACTCACAACTGGTTTTAACATGTTAAATGAAAACATTAttctattttactttttatttagtCTTTAAGTTTTCATTTAATGTTCTCGTAAATAAAAGATAGTTTATTAGAGATTcagaaaatttgaattttttaaatagtaaaGATATTATTTGATTGAATAGTAAAATAATTATAGAGGCAATTGTTCAGTATTTAGTGTATGTAGGACTATATCCAAAGGCTTAAGACATGTACTAATGTATAGACTAAGCAAAAACATAACAACGGAACCAAAACAAGCATGCTCGACCACCTACTCGTTCGAGCACTAtcatgctcgttcgagcatgcTGTGTTTCGTCAGACAGTTTGTTTCAAAACATTCTGTTTGGGAGTCTGGGCAtgtgtgctcgttcgagcatttTGAGATTTTCGCGTCAAAAGCTTCCTGGAAAGTGTTTTGGCTTATACTCATTTGAGCACATTGAAATAGAACATTTGTTCGTGATATGAAACTTTGTTTCATGGAGTAATGTGTTGTTATGAATGATTGTTTTATGTCATAATTAACTGATAATCATCAGTTATTATTGATGTATGGTTTTGGATGAATTCCTGTCACAacaactctataaataagagtgaGTGCATGAAAATCATTTacatctttgaacatgaaactTCTGTCATCTTTCTCTCAATCTCTTGAAACATAGaaaagagtaattaactcttttattgttttctgGTTTTAATCACtacataaacacataatcatttagttCAATCGGTCCGTACTAATCGGTTGATGTAattgattgtatctcattgtgaattttcaGTCTCATAACTAAAGTACATTTGTGGGGAGAATATCACAATAAGAAAGCTTATAGTCGCCTTCAATCTATATCAAGATTTCTGAGTGACGTTCATCATTGCCATACACAAAGGAGACACTACAAACATCATCTTGTATTTGTAGTTTATTTTCcacattattatttgtaataatctATTTTGATAATTTCTGCGATCATGGCAAGCGTCAAGGAACTCACTTCGAACTTCATGAAACTAGACAAGTTTTTGGGTGTGGAATTCAAAAGATGGCAAAAGAAGATGCTCATCCTTTTGACTTTCCTCAATGTAGCTTATGTGATAAGAACTTTGAAACCGAAAGAGAAGGACAATAAAACTTTGGAGAAGGCAAGGAAGAATAACAAGTGGGAGAACAATGATTTCATATGTGGAGGACACATCCTCAACAGTATGTGCGATTCTCTTTTTGATATTTATCAATTTCATGAATCCGCTAAGATATTATTTGATAGTTTAGAAGATAAATATATGTCGGAAGATGCAAGTTCTAAAAAGTTTTTAGTAagtaattttataattacaaaATGTTGGACAATCATCCGATGATGGATCAATTCCATGAATTACAACGCatgtataataatataaaagtgCATGACATAACCATGGATGAAATTTACACAGTATCAAGTATCATAGACAAGTTGCAAAACACTTGGAGGAATGTTAAACATACCCTCAAACATAAAAAGAAAGAGATTACTCTCTCGGAACTCGCTCAACGGAGACAATCGCAATCTTTCGACCATCAACATGGTGATAGATGATGAAAAGGCTTCAACAAGTGGAGACAAGAGGAAGAAACTACAAAATCCCAGGAAAAGGCAAGAAAAAGTTTAATGATAATACAAGTGGAGAGAATCTCTACATGGGAGATAATTCATCAATTGATGTCCATGGAGAGAATCTCTACATGGGAGATAATTCATCAATCGATGTCCATGGCAAAGGACAAGTGGAACTCTTGTTTACATCGGAAAATACATTGGTCCTTAGGGATGTATACTTTACTCCCGACATCAATAGGAATCTTGTTTTCGGTCCTATCTTGAATCGATTAGGATATAAGTTGGTATTTGAACCCGATAGATGTATAATATCTAAGTGTAAATATTTTATAGGTCATGCTTATTTATGTTGTACTTTGTTTGAACTTCTTTAAGTTGTAATCCTAAAA of the Amaranthus tricolor cultivar Red isolate AtriRed21 chromosome 6, ASM2621246v1, whole genome shotgun sequence genome contains:
- the LOC130816022 gene encoding heparanase-like protein 3 translates to MDSQIWLMGVCILVYFLSLNLIFVYGNPVLERKREAGTVYIDGRSSIAKIDKDFICATLDWWPPEKCDYGTCAWGHASLLNLDLNNHLFLKAIQAFSPLKIRLGGSLQDKVVYETKDSKKSCKPFNNKTSEMFGFTPGCLPMKRWDELNEFFNKSGALIVFGLNALAGRTIQPDGSATGAWDSSNAESFIRYTVEKGYDIHGWELGNELSGSGVGTKVSAAQYASDLISLNNIVEEIYKTHDKSEPLVIAPGGFFDQNWFTEFVNKTQNNLDVMTHHIYNLGPGVDEHLIEKILNPSYLEGEADTFRRLQNILQNSGTSAVAWVGEAGGAYNSGRNHVTNSFVFSFWYLDQLGMSSKYDTKTYCRQTLIGGNYGLLNTTTFEPNPDYYSALLWHKLMGRNVLSTSFSGTKNIRAYAHCSKLSQGITMLLINLDGNTTIEANVAFNGSWSLLHTHHHKHGSRGRAIRWHQKEATETVRAEYHLTAKYGDLQSQTMLLNGEVLSLESSGEIPAFNPLHVNASEPIIVGPFSIVFVHMPYIILPACK